In the Chlorobium limicola DSM 245 genome, one interval contains:
- a CDS encoding DUF4407 domain-containing protein — protein sequence MGFSQMQRFFWVCSGTPVDMIEKYSTEHSKYLGIGATIVFTALFAGLSGGYALYFVFAGNVFAPLWSVAFGLLWGLAIFNLDRYIVSSINKTSKGMKQFYQASPRFIFAVLIAIVIARPLELKIFDKEIHERLKERYLMDQKAQIGRVQLSFNEKYAQELSQIRKYQAEYDLLSGDVNRLREELKEEVFGSKTNTTSGVPGYGAYAKNKEAVVGAKQLRLEFLASQLADLQAYMNRQKADEGINKQMMLTEDLLDRKAAHAGFADRNWALGELTRSGDNVSRSSAAAVQFITLLFIAFECAPLIVKLLSDAGPSDVEGNETERRIIAQLTNTAFLNRNRIVRQYRFLGAKSGRRYARRYVGQKR from the coding sequence ATGGGCTTTTCACAGATGCAACGTTTTTTCTGGGTATGCTCGGGTACACCGGTTGATATGATCGAGAAGTATTCGACCGAGCACAGCAAGTATCTTGGCATAGGCGCTACCATTGTGTTTACGGCTCTTTTTGCCGGTCTTTCGGGCGGGTATGCATTGTACTTCGTGTTTGCAGGTAATGTTTTTGCCCCGCTCTGGTCGGTTGCGTTCGGCTTGCTTTGGGGGCTTGCGATTTTCAATCTTGATCGGTATATCGTTTCGAGTATCAATAAGACGTCCAAGGGGATGAAGCAGTTTTATCAGGCTTCTCCCCGTTTTATTTTTGCCGTTCTGATTGCGATTGTTATTGCGCGTCCTCTGGAACTGAAGATTTTCGACAAGGAGATTCATGAGCGTCTCAAGGAGCGTTATCTCATGGATCAGAAGGCGCAGATCGGAAGGGTTCAGTTGTCGTTCAATGAGAAATATGCGCAGGAGTTGTCGCAGATCAGGAAGTATCAGGCGGAGTATGACCTTTTGAGCGGTGATGTGAACCGGCTTCGCGAGGAGCTGAAGGAGGAGGTGTTCGGTTCGAAGACCAATACGACGTCGGGTGTTCCAGGGTATGGGGCGTATGCGAAGAATAAGGAGGCTGTTGTGGGGGCAAAACAGTTGCGTCTTGAGTTTCTTGCGTCGCAGCTTGCCGATTTGCAGGCGTATATGAACCGGCAGAAAGCCGATGAGGGTATCAATAAGCAGATGATGCTGACCGAGGATCTGCTCGACCGGAAGGCTGCGCATGCAGGGTTTGCTGACAGGAACTGGGCTCTTGGCGAGTTGACGCGGAGCGGAGATAACGTGAGCCGTTCGTCTGCCGCTGCGGTGCAGTTCATTACACTGCTGTTTATCGCATTCGAGTGCGCCCCGCTTATTGTGAAGCTGCTTTCGGATGCGGGCCCTTCGGATGTGGAGGGTAATGAAACCGAACGAAGGATCATCGCCCAGCTTACGAATACGGCGTTCCTGAACCGTAACCGGATAGTGAGACAGTACCGCTTTTTGGGTGCTAAATCAGGCCGACGGTATGCCCGGAGGTATGTGGGGCAGAAGAGGTAG
- a CDS encoding clostripain-related cysteine peptidase, whose protein sequence is MIFSHGNPYRGEHGLPDILYLSPDDFTVTISRMNLNAVDHVAKWTILIYMAADCDLAAFMFDDLMEMKVVGSNEDVNICVFFDGPLLTDTFFARLCHGTSLEEDIIQRFTDVPSSNVGILKEIILNTAVLFPAERRVLVLAGHGLGWRGALRDDSTWKRFKERRAIVMPSGDSSVFFRQLDEQRQRALEELKARLNPRDEHHGSAFDIIAMDACNMGNLEALSFYSDHARILVASENQVPASGYPYDRILEELKRNPEQECDAFARYLVNEVKRYYVDSILLCSESDITQVAFDSTGFPALIAHAGELARVLSEYVSTEGIATVKACSGASLLPEEDTDYIDLRLFAKELVQAGVSDAVKQKAMELVAFFDGSGFVVGSATPGGDALPKGLSIYFPPPERFDKGYLDILSHVPEGIRLWAGFIGAYYGKRF, encoded by the coding sequence ATGATTTTTTCGCATGGAAATCCTTATCGGGGTGAACATGGGTTGCCGGATATCCTGTATTTGTCACCGGATGATTTCACCGTCACTATTTCGCGGATGAATCTGAATGCCGTCGATCATGTGGCGAAATGGACCATCCTGATTTATATGGCTGCCGATTGTGATCTTGCTGCGTTTATGTTTGATGACCTGATGGAAATGAAGGTTGTCGGTTCGAATGAAGATGTAAATATATGCGTGTTTTTCGATGGTCCTTTATTGACCGATACCTTTTTTGCAAGACTGTGCCATGGGACGAGCCTTGAGGAGGATATTATTCAACGGTTTACCGATGTGCCAAGTTCGAATGTCGGTATTCTTAAAGAGATTATTCTCAATACTGCCGTACTTTTTCCTGCTGAAAGGAGAGTGCTTGTTTTAGCTGGTCACGGTTTGGGTTGGCGAGGAGCTTTGCGGGATGATTCGACGTGGAAGCGTTTCAAGGAACGAAGGGCAATCGTTATGCCGTCAGGAGATTCCTCCGTTTTTTTCCGTCAGCTCGATGAGCAGAGACAAAGAGCGCTCGAGGAGTTGAAAGCCCGTCTGAATCCCCGGGACGAGCATCATGGATCGGCATTTGATATTATTGCCATGGATGCCTGTAACATGGGTAATCTGGAGGCTTTGTCCTTTTATTCGGATCACGCACGCATTCTTGTGGCTTCAGAAAACCAGGTGCCTGCATCAGGTTACCCTTATGATAGAATTCTTGAGGAACTGAAGAGAAATCCTGAACAGGAGTGTGACGCGTTTGCCCGCTATCTTGTGAACGAGGTGAAACGCTATTATGTGGATTCAATATTGTTATGCAGTGAGAGCGATATAACGCAGGTTGCATTTGACAGTACCGGATTTCCGGCATTGATTGCGCATGCAGGAGAGCTTGCGCGCGTACTGTCGGAATATGTTTCTACTGAGGGCATTGCAACGGTCAAGGCTTGTTCCGGAGCTTCTTTATTACCTGAGGAGGATACGGATTATATCGATTTGAGGCTTTTTGCGAAAGAACTGGTACAGGCAGGAGTTTCTGATGCCGTAAAGCAGAAAGCGATGGAACTGGTGGCTTTTTTTGATGGATCGGGATTTGTTGTGGGTAGTGCAACTCCGGGTGGCGATGCATTGCCGAAGGGCCTTTCCATTTATTTTCCGCCGCCGGAACGGTTCGATAAAGGGTATCTGGATATTCTGAGCCACGTTCCTGAAGGTATCAGGTTGTGGGCTGGTTTTATTGGAGCGTACTACGGGAAGAGATTTTGA
- a CDS encoding DUF4347 domain-containing protein, with amino-acid sequence MSNSIYFFDSRVTDIETLIEALPSGSSYVILDSDKDGMRQIAAALAGKTGIDSIQLVSYGSSGTVMLGSTVLTASNLAKYRNELASIGSSLSADGDILLYGCNVGEGVAGKVFVDRLASYTGADVAASVNKTGKGGDWVLEVSSGSIEADSSVFAAAGYEYSLDITGTPGNDALTGTSSADTMYGLAGNDTLNGAGGNDSIDGGEGNDSLNGSTGDDTLIGGSGNDTLNGGSGNDSMVGGSGNDIYYVDSLGDGVLEGLDEGTDRVYSSLAAYTLSDNVENLNLQGAAFHGTGNDLDNSIVGNNSSNSLDGGEGNDSLSGSAGDDTLIGGPGLGNDTLNGGSGSDSMVGGSGNDTYYIDSGTDEIVESLDGGTDRVYSSLISYDMEANVENLILQDGDALFGYGNLLDNSITGNDSDNVLYGGDGNDSLNGGDGNDSLNGGNHNDSLNGGNGNDLLDGGEGNDTLIGGTGTGSGDDTLYGYAGNDSLTGYDGDDSLFGGEENDTLSGGNGNDMLDGGMGIDSMVGGAGNDTYYVDHANDRVNETLVVNGTADHVYSSLSAYTLGNNVENLTLIEGAGDINGTGNTLDNVITGNSGNNTLSGGAGNDTLNGGAGIDSMAGGTGNDTYYVNDPGDVVTETSGGGTADHVYASFSYTLTDNSYIENLTLQEGAGDIVGIGNASDNVLTGSNGNNTLDGALGNDTLDGGAGSDYLDGGAGDDWLSDEDAGGGSNTLDGGDGNDTVDAGYGTQSVTGGAGDDILSVYEATGVLDGGDGADVLDGEYGTYTMTGGSGNDDLYGYYFGGTMSGGADDDNMYVGYGSGTVTMTGDGGNDTLEGQNSTAVLSGDLGNDVVDARHGTYTLTGGEGDDEVSADDATGVLEGGSGNDVVDGEYGTYTMTGGTGNDEMYGYYFSGNMSGNEDDDLMYVGYGEGASVTMSGGSGNDTLIGDLGGTYQMAGDAGNDELYGYTGNDTLDGGAGSDSLDGGAGNDWLSDEDAGGGSNTLEGGDGNDTVDAGYGTQSVTGGAGDDILSVYEATGVLDGGDGADVLDGEYGTYTMTGGSGNDDLYGYYFGGTMSGGADDDNMYVGYGSGTVTMTGDGGNDTLEGQNSTAVLSGDAGDDLVDARHGTYTLTGGEGDDEVSADDATGVLEGGSGNDVVDGEYGTYTMTGGTGNDEMYGYYFSGNMSGNEDDDLMYLGYGEGTSVTMSGDSGNDTLIGDLAGTYQMAGDAGNDELYGDTGNDTLDGGAGSDYLDGGAGDDWLSDEDAEGGSNTLDGGDGNDTVDAGYGTQSVTGGAGDDILSVYEATGVLDGGDGADVLDGEYGTYTMTGGSGNDDLYGYYFGGTMSGGADDDNMYVGYGSGTVTMTGDGGNDTLEGQNSTAVLSGDLGNDVVDARHGTYTLTGGEGDDEVSADDATGVLEGGSGNDVVDGEYGTYTMTGGTGNDEMYGYYFSGSMSGNEDNDNMYVGFGEGASVTMSGGSGNDTMLGDLGGTYLMAGDEGNDELYGYTGNDTLDGGAGNDLVAGASGNDLLYGNEGDDSVYGGFGINTLYGGSGNDSVDGGEMQDFAFGEDGDDTIRGLYGNDVIDGGAGNDLLYGGDNYWQNSYDGNDTISGGAGNDTIDGEAGDDFLNGGSGDDNMFGGYGVIWGYNTIEFSGNDTMFGEDGNDILDGGLDNDSLDGGAGNDYLEGGAGDDFLRDLSGNNTLMGGAGNDYLDGGAENDYLDGGEGADTLLGWDGNDVLLFDENDAVIDGGNGIDTLILGTDASYSFSDIVSDVSVLHMEAIDLTANGNHTLSNVTAADVAAYANGIYILGDSGDTLTSTDTWSDTGDQIVNGITFDIYTSGSATVNIQRGITLA; translated from the coding sequence ATGTCAAACTCCATTTATTTTTTTGATAGTCGTGTTACTGATATCGAAACGCTTATCGAAGCGCTTCCTTCAGGTTCCTCGTATGTCATTCTCGATTCCGACAAGGATGGTATGCGTCAGATTGCCGCTGCGCTTGCCGGCAAAACGGGTATCGATTCCATTCAGCTCGTTTCTTACGGATCGAGCGGAACCGTGATGCTCGGGTCAACCGTGCTGACTGCATCGAACCTTGCGAAGTACCGCAATGAACTGGCCTCGATCGGCAGTTCGCTTTCTGCGGACGGCGATATTCTGCTCTATGGATGCAATGTCGGGGAGGGTGTAGCCGGCAAGGTTTTCGTTGACCGTCTTGCCAGCTATACCGGCGCCGATGTCGCCGCTTCGGTCAATAAGACAGGGAAGGGCGGAGACTGGGTGCTGGAGGTTTCTTCCGGGTCGATCGAGGCCGACAGCAGCGTGTTCGCTGCAGCGGGATATGAGTATTCGCTCGATATTACCGGTACTCCGGGTAATGATGCGCTTACGGGAACATCTTCCGCTGATACCATGTATGGTCTTGCCGGTAACGATACGCTGAACGGTGCCGGAGGGAACGACTCGATCGATGGAGGCGAAGGTAATGACAGCCTGAACGGATCTACAGGAGATGATACGTTGATCGGCGGTTCCGGGAACGATACGCTGAATGGGGGAAGCGGGAATGATTCGATGGTCGGCGGCTCCGGGAACGATATCTATTATGTTGACAGCCTGGGTGATGGTGTTCTGGAAGGGTTGGATGAAGGGACGGATCGGGTTTATTCGTCATTGGCCGCTTACACATTGTCTGACAATGTTGAGAACCTGAATCTGCAGGGAGCAGCGTTCCATGGTACCGGTAATGATCTCGATAACTCGATAGTCGGAAATAACAGTAGTAATTCTCTCGATGGCGGTGAAGGTAATGACAGCCTGAGCGGATCCGCAGGAGATGATACGTTGATCGGCGGTCCGGGCCTGGGCAATGATACGCTGAATGGGGGAAGCGGGAGTGATTCGATGGTCGGCGGCTCCGGGAACGACACCTATTATATAGACAGCGGGACTGACGAAATTGTGGAGAGTTTAGATGGAGGAACTGACCGTGTTTATTCTTCATTGATATCGTACGATATGGAAGCGAATGTCGAGAACCTGATATTGCAGGATGGCGATGCTTTATTCGGTTACGGTAACCTGCTTGACAATTCGATAACCGGCAATGACTCTGATAATGTGCTGTATGGAGGAGACGGCAATGATTCTCTGAATGGAGGAGATGGCAATGATTCGCTCAATGGTGGTAATCATAACGATTCGCTGAATGGAGGGAATGGCAACGATCTCCTTGATGGAGGTGAGGGCAATGATACGCTTATTGGTGGGACCGGAACAGGTAGCGGAGACGATACTCTTTATGGTTATGCCGGAAATGATTCCCTGACGGGATATGACGGCGATGACAGCCTTTTCGGTGGTGAGGAAAATGACACCTTGTCGGGAGGAAACGGTAATGATATGCTCGATGGTGGAATGGGTATTGATTCAATGGTTGGTGGTGCCGGTAACGACACCTACTATGTAGATCATGCGAATGATCGTGTGAACGAAACCCTGGTAGTGAACGGTACGGCGGACCATGTCTATTCCTCATTGAGCGCCTATACACTCGGGAACAATGTCGAGAATCTTACCCTGATTGAAGGTGCTGGAGATATAAACGGAACCGGTAATACACTTGACAATGTCATAACCGGCAACAGCGGAAATAATACGCTTTCAGGCGGCGCCGGTAACGATACCCTTAATGGCGGCGCCGGTATTGATTCAATGGCAGGGGGTACCGGTAACGATACATATTATGTAAATGATCCGGGTGATGTCGTTACCGAGACAAGTGGCGGCGGTACGGCTGACCATGTGTATGCGTCTTTTTCATATACGCTTACGGATAATTCATACATCGAAAATCTGACATTGCAGGAAGGGGCCGGAGATATTGTAGGGATCGGTAACGCGTCGGATAATGTGTTAACCGGCAGCAACGGAAATAATACGCTGGATGGCGCTCTTGGCAACGACACACTGGACGGCGGAGCGGGTAGCGATTATCTTGATGGCGGAGCCGGCGACGACTGGCTGAGCGACGAGGATGCGGGAGGCGGCAGCAACACGCTGGACGGCGGAGACGGCAACGACACCGTGGATGCCGGCTACGGCACGCAATCGGTGACAGGCGGCGCCGGCGACGATATTCTCTCGGTCTATGAAGCGACAGGCGTGCTGGACGGCGGAGATGGAGCGGACGTCCTTGACGGCGAATACGGCACATACACGATGACAGGCGGGTCGGGCAATGACGATCTGTACGGCTACTACTTCGGCGGCACCATGTCGGGCGGCGCAGACGACGATAACATGTACGTGGGTTATGGAAGCGGCACGGTAACGATGACGGGCGATGGCGGCAACGACACGCTGGAGGGCCAGAACTCGACAGCGGTACTGTCAGGCGACCTTGGCAACGACGTTGTAGATGCACGTCACGGCACCTATACGCTGACTGGCGGCGAAGGTGACGATGAAGTATCGGCAGACGATGCGACGGGCGTGCTGGAAGGGGGCAGCGGCAACGACGTTGTAGACGGCGAATACGGCACCTATACGATGACAGGCGGGACGGGCAATGACGAGATGTACGGCTACTACTTCAGCGGCAACATGTCGGGCAATGAAGACGACGACCTGATGTATGTGGGGTATGGCGAAGGCGCGTCGGTGACGATGTCGGGAGGCAGCGGCAACGACACGCTGATAGGCGACCTTGGCGGCACGTACCAGATGGCAGGCGATGCCGGCAATGACGAACTGTACGGCTACACGGGCAACGACACGCTGGACGGCGGAGCGGGTAGCGATTCTCTCGATGGCGGAGCCGGCAACGACTGGCTGAGCGACGAGGATGCGGGAGGCGGCAGCAACACGCTGGAAGGCGGAGACGGCAACGACACCGTGGATGCCGGCTACGGCACGCAATCGGTGACAGGCGGCGCCGGCGACGATATTCTCTCGGTCTATGAAGCGACAGGCGTGCTGGACGGCGGAGATGGAGCGGACGTCCTTGACGGCGAATACGGCACATACACGATGACAGGCGGGTCGGGCAATGACGATCTGTACGGCTACTACTTCGGCGGCACCATGTCGGGCGGCGCAGACGACGATAACATGTACGTGGGTTATGGAAGCGGCACGGTAACGATGACGGGCGATGGCGGCAACGACACGCTGGAGGGTCAGAACTCGACAGCGGTACTGTCGGGAGACGCAGGAGACGACCTGGTGGATGCACGTCACGGCACCTATACGCTGACTGGCGGCGAAGGTGACGATGAAGTATCGGCAGACGATGCGACGGGCGTGCTGGAAGGGGGCAGCGGCAACGACGTTGTAGACGGCGAATACGGCACCTATACGATGACAGGCGGGACGGGCAATGACGAGATGTACGGCTACTACTTCAGCGGCAACATGTCGGGCAATGAAGACGACGACCTGATGTATCTGGGGTATGGCGAAGGCACGTCGGTGACGATGTCGGGAGACAGCGGCAACGACACGCTGATAGGCGACCTTGCCGGCACGTACCAGATGGCAGGCGACGCCGGCAATGACGAACTGTACGGCGACACGGGCAACGACACACTGGACGGCGGAGCGGGTAGCGATTATCTTGATGGCGGAGCCGGCGACGACTGGCTGAGCGACGAGGATGCGGAAGGCGGCAGCAACACGCTGGACGGCGGAGACGGCAACGACACCGTGGATGCCGGCTACGGCACGCAATCGGTGACAGGCGGCGCCGGCGACGATATTCTCTCGGTCTATGAAGCGACAGGCGTGCTGGACGGCGGAGATGGAGCGGACGTCCTTGACGGCGAATACGGCACATACACGATGACAGGCGGGTCGGGCAATGACGATCTGTACGGCTACTACTTCGGCGGCACCATGTCGGGCGGCGCAGACGACGATAACATGTACGTTGGTTATGGAAGCGGCACGGTAACGATGACGGGCGATGGCGGCAACGACACGCTGGAGGGCCAGAACTCGACAGCGGTACTGTCAGGCGACCTTGGCAACGACGTTGTAGATGCACGTCATGGCACCTATACGCTGACGGGCGGCGAAGGTGACGATGAAGTATCGGCAGACGATGCGACGGGCGTGCTGGAAGGGGGCAGCGGCAACGACGTTGTAGACGGCGAATACGGCACCTATACGATGACAGGCGGGACGGGCAATGACGAGATGTACGGCTACTACTTCAGCGGCAGCATGTCGGGCAATGAAGATAACGACAACATGTATGTTGGCTTTGGCGAAGGCGCGTCGGTGACGATGTCGGGAGGCAGCGGCAACGACACCATGCTGGGCGATCTGGGAGGTACGTACCTGATGGCGGGCGATGAAGGCAATGACGAACTGTACGGCTACACGGGCAACGACACGCTGGACGGCGGAGCGGGTAACGACCTTGTAGCAGGAGCATCAGGTAACGATTTGCTTTACGGCAATGAGGGCGATGATTCGGTTTATGGCGGTTTTGGCATCAATACGCTGTATGGAGGCTCCGGCAATGACTCTGTTGATGGTGGAGAAATGCAGGATTTTGCTTTTGGTGAGGATGGTGATGATACAATCAGAGGATTGTATGGCAATGATGTGATAGACGGAGGAGCAGGAAATGATCTTCTGTATGGTGGGGATAACTACTGGCAGAATTCTTACGATGGAAACGATACGATATCGGGTGGAGCCGGTAATGATACCATTGATGGCGAAGCTGGAGATGATTTTCTGAATGGTGGTTCTGGGGACGATAATATGTTTGGAGGATATGGTGTGATCTGGGGTTACAATACCATTGAGTTCAGCGGTAACGATACCATGTTTGGTGAAGACGGCAATGATATACTCGATGGCGGTCTTGATAATGACAGTCTCGATGGCGGAGCCGGCAATGATTATCTGGAAGGCGGAGCAGGAGACGATTTCCTCCGGGATCTGAGCGGCAATAATACGCTGATGGGTGGAGCCGGCAACGATTATCTGGATGGTGGAGCCGAAAATGATTATCTGGACGGCGGTGAAGGTGCAGATACGCTCTTGGGCTGGGATGGCAATGATGTGCTGCTGTTCGACGAGAACGATGCAGTCATCGATGGCGGTAATGGCATCGATACTTTGATTCTCGGTACTGATGCGAGTTACTCGTTCAGTGATATCGTGAGCGACGTAAGTGTTCTGCACATGGAAGCCATCGATCTGACTGCCAATGGCAATCATACGCTCAGCAACGTAACTGCCGCAGATGTTGCAGCGTACGCTAATGGTATCTATATTCTTGGAGATAGCGGCGATACGCTGACGTCAACGGATACGTGGTCTGATACGGGTGATCAGATTGTAAACGGGATCACGTTTGATATCTATACAAGCGGTTCAGCAACGGTGAACATTCAGCGGGGGATCACTCTTGCGTGA
- a CDS encoding branched-chain amino acid transaminase — protein sequence MNKSEKIWMNGELINWSDAKIHILSHAIHYGSSIFEGIRCYETAKGSAVLFLDEHIKRLRDSSKIYRIEIPYSEQELREAIIATIKVNAHKSCYVRPIVYRGQGALGVNPARASIEVAIATWEWGTYLGEDVLENGVDVRVSSWNRLSPNTLPSWAKAGGNYLNSQLIKMEALMDDYAEGLALDHNGYVSEGSGENIFVIRNGVIYTPMTAQSILPGFTRYAVIHIARELGYEVHETLIPREALYVADEVFLTGTAAEITPVRSIDKYPVGNEKRGPITEVLQHHYLKIVQTGEDPYNWLTFI from the coding sequence ATGAACAAGTCAGAAAAAATCTGGATGAACGGCGAACTGATCAACTGGAGTGACGCAAAAATTCACATCCTCTCTCACGCCATTCATTACGGATCATCCATATTCGAAGGAATCCGCTGCTACGAAACGGCAAAAGGCTCGGCAGTGCTCTTCCTTGACGAACACATCAAAAGGCTCAGAGACTCCTCAAAAATATACCGTATCGAAATCCCCTACTCCGAACAGGAGCTGAGAGAAGCTATCATCGCCACCATTAAAGTCAACGCCCACAAATCCTGCTACGTCAGGCCCATCGTTTACCGTGGCCAGGGTGCGCTCGGCGTCAACCCCGCCAGGGCATCCATAGAAGTCGCCATCGCAACATGGGAATGGGGCACCTATCTCGGTGAAGACGTTCTTGAAAACGGTGTCGACGTTCGCGTCTCATCATGGAACCGTCTCTCGCCAAACACCCTGCCATCATGGGCAAAAGCCGGAGGCAACTACCTGAACTCCCAGCTCATCAAGATGGAAGCGCTCATGGACGACTACGCCGAAGGGCTCGCCCTCGACCACAACGGCTACGTTTCCGAAGGCAGCGGCGAAAACATCTTCGTCATCCGCAACGGCGTCATCTACACCCCGATGACGGCCCAGTCGATCCTTCCCGGCTTCACCAGGTACGCTGTCATACACATTGCCCGCGAACTCGGCTATGAGGTTCATGAAACCCTCATACCGCGCGAAGCCCTCTATGTTGCCGACGAAGTCTTTCTCACCGGCACCGCAGCGGAAATAACGCCCGTCAGAAGTATCGACAAATACCCGGTAGGCAACGAAAAACGAGGCCCGATCACCGAAGTCCTGCAGCACCACTATCTCAAAATCGTTCAGACCGGTGAAGATCCCTACAACTGGCTGACCTTCATCTGA
- a CDS encoding DNA polymerase III subunit produces MSWKTIIGQKQQIRVLQKALETGRLAHAYLFTGPEASGKESVAFELARTLNCRNKNRAPETGSCGTCPDCMQIDSFMHANIEYIFPVEAALLDSGESAKKENKKFSETKERYEALLEEKKLNPYLTPAMERSMGILSEQIVTLQQKALYRPSEGQRKIFIISQADRMNPAAANKILKLLEEPPAHILFILISSRPEAVLPTIRSRCQIVRFQRPGPMELRKWIQENRPDIHEPELGFIVSFSRGNLALAWDLINQGGVTGNIPVIQLRNQALDYLRLVLTPSRLHEALSACESHAKNLSKTELPLFLGALLLFLQDVNHRLIDPEFQTLNNPDIAASIDRFAKNFPTPDFLAISTITEEAIRAIDRNANPLLVLAAWTSEIKNLILAKSQ; encoded by the coding sequence ATGAGCTGGAAAACCATAATCGGTCAAAAACAGCAGATCCGTGTTCTGCAGAAAGCGCTTGAAACCGGACGTCTCGCTCATGCCTACCTCTTCACCGGCCCCGAAGCCTCCGGCAAAGAAAGCGTAGCCTTCGAACTGGCCCGCACCCTCAACTGCCGGAACAAAAACCGCGCCCCCGAAACCGGCTCCTGCGGAACCTGTCCCGACTGCATGCAGATCGACAGTTTCATGCACGCAAACATCGAATATATCTTTCCTGTCGAAGCCGCCCTGCTCGACTCCGGCGAATCCGCAAAAAAAGAGAACAAAAAATTCAGCGAAACAAAAGAGCGCTACGAAGCGCTCCTTGAAGAAAAAAAACTGAACCCATACCTCACGCCGGCCATGGAACGCTCCATGGGCATTCTCAGCGAACAGATCGTCACCCTGCAGCAAAAAGCCCTCTACAGGCCCTCCGAAGGCCAGAGAAAAATATTCATCATCTCACAGGCAGACCGTATGAACCCTGCGGCGGCCAACAAAATTCTCAAACTGCTCGAAGAACCCCCAGCCCACATTCTTTTCATACTCATCTCCTCGCGCCCCGAAGCCGTGCTGCCTACCATCCGTTCACGTTGTCAGATCGTTCGTTTTCAACGTCCCGGCCCAATGGAACTCCGCAAATGGATTCAGGAAAACCGCCCCGACATTCACGAACCCGAACTCGGATTCATCGTCAGCTTCTCGCGCGGCAACCTCGCTCTTGCCTGGGATCTCATCAACCAGGGAGGCGTCACCGGCAACATACCCGTCATTCAGCTCCGCAACCAGGCCCTCGACTATCTTCGTCTCGTACTCACGCCCAGCCGTCTCCACGAAGCCCTCTCCGCCTGCGAAAGCCATGCCAAAAACCTCTCCAAAACCGAACTTCCGCTCTTTCTCGGCGCACTGCTGCTCTTCCTGCAGGACGTCAACCACCGCCTGATCGACCCCGAATTTCAGACACTCAACAACCCCGACATAGCCGCATCGATCGACCGGTTCGCCAAAAACTTCCCCACCCCCGACTTCCTCGCAATCTCCACCATAACCGAAGAAGCCATCCGCGCCATCGACCGAAACGCCAACCCCCTCCTCGTCCTCGCTGCCTGGACATCAGAAATCAAAAATCTGATCCTCGCAAAATCACAATAG